The Paenibacillus sophorae genome has a segment encoding these proteins:
- a CDS encoding YhcN/YlaJ family sporulation lipoprotein, whose amino-acid sequence MLRSRIGLSVSAALLLGMVGMAGCTNYQNTAGNYGVRSVQDGRMNDGVRGVNDGVRGINDGRLNVNTAREGHTIDRLDLDQKLADRVAAMKEVRTANVLTAGRSAYVAVTLDNNVTGGMRAKGGNVRGTNIMPGSMGYGTGYGTGYGTGVGTHYPTRGTSMPGAVANNNRSLTGTGAAIPGPTGRGGIFTGNGVTTGTTATSVQDTLSKEVKAKIADVVKKNTPGINRVYVSANPDFVQRVNSYAEQARAGHPLQGFVNEFRTMAERIFPARTGDDMNR is encoded by the coding sequence ATGTTGCGATCAAGAATCGGCTTGTCCGTCTCCGCAGCCCTGCTGTTGGGGATGGTCGGAATGGCGGGCTGTACAAACTACCAGAATACGGCGGGGAATTATGGCGTGCGGAGTGTACAAGATGGCCGCATGAATGATGGTGTACGGGGTGTGAATGATGGTGTACGGGGAATAAACGATGGTCGCCTGAATGTCAATACGGCCAGGGAAGGGCATACGATCGACAGGCTGGATTTGGATCAGAAGCTCGCCGATCGCGTGGCTGCCATGAAGGAGGTGCGCACCGCCAATGTGCTTACCGCTGGCCGCAGCGCTTATGTAGCTGTAACACTGGATAATAATGTTACCGGGGGCATGCGGGCAAAAGGCGGCAACGTACGCGGTACGAACATAATGCCGGGAAGCATGGGCTACGGAACAGGATACGGTACCGGTTACGGCACCGGAGTCGGTACCCACTACCCAACACGGGGAACCAGCATGCCGGGAGCTGTTGCTAATAACAACAGAAGTTTGACGGGAACAGGCGCAGCGATACCTGGTCCAACAGGCCGCGGAGGGATTTTCACTGGCAACGGGGTGACCACGGGAACTACAGCGACAAGTGTTCAAGATACGCTTTCCAAAGAAGTGAAGGCAAAGATCGCTGATGTCGTCAAGAAGAATACCCCGGGGATCAATCGGGTATATGTCTCGGCCAATCCCGATTTCGTTCAGCGTGTGAACAGCTATGCCGAACAGGCGCGAGCCGGCCATCCGCTGCAAGGCTTTGTAAATGAATTCCGCACGATGGCGGAGCGCATCTTTCCAGCCCGCACCGGGGACGATATGAACAGATAA
- a CDS encoding O-fucosyltransferase family protein, with protein MLIKTWGWGFWSDMDHLTGQLLVAELTKRIPVVYWGPHSLYSEYIDTNAFELYYEPVSSYTIDDVLKPEHTFFPPIWNASNALVEDLDKTARLHRGIGELMASKADVAVSDVHFFAKPLLRYIPKSHWAYGMTGVQIYRHLIRKYLRLKPDIEAEINEFYNAHLKDHHPLLGVHIRASDKVREVENLQQLNKKYDGEIRKVLKEGKIGKLFLITDCDDAIDDFNKRYGSIVVYTDCVRAPRNSVTEAPHLQNFVVKKRKGIEIIKDTYLAAKCDYFIGNGYSNVSFFVNRLKDWPDSHIKLFYRTLKQDRKNTRKRARAELATKYYRAKLRRAQYPSLYGGDNQHEHKPISPD; from the coding sequence TTGCTTATTAAGACGTGGGGGTGGGGCTTTTGGTCGGATATGGATCACCTGACCGGACAACTGCTTGTAGCCGAGCTGACCAAACGGATACCGGTGGTGTATTGGGGGCCGCACAGCTTATACAGTGAATATATCGATACGAACGCCTTTGAATTGTATTATGAACCTGTCTCCTCATACACCATCGATGACGTGCTTAAGCCTGAACACACCTTTTTCCCGCCGATCTGGAATGCAAGCAACGCACTAGTAGAGGATCTGGATAAGACGGCGCGGCTTCACCGCGGCATTGGCGAACTGATGGCCAGCAAAGCGGATGTAGCCGTCAGCGACGTCCATTTCTTCGCCAAACCGCTGCTCAGGTATATTCCGAAGAGTCATTGGGCGTACGGGATGACCGGAGTACAAATCTACCGCCATCTGATCCGGAAGTACTTGCGTTTAAAGCCCGATATTGAAGCGGAAATCAACGAATTTTACAATGCGCATCTGAAGGACCATCACCCCCTCCTTGGCGTTCATATCCGGGCCAGCGACAAAGTGCGCGAGGTGGAGAACCTTCAGCAGCTTAACAAGAAGTACGATGGAGAAATCCGAAAAGTATTGAAGGAAGGAAAAATCGGCAAGTTATTCCTGATTACGGATTGCGATGATGCGATCGATGACTTCAACAAGCGCTACGGTTCGATAGTCGTATATACCGACTGCGTGAGAGCTCCCCGCAACTCCGTTACCGAGGCTCCCCATCTGCAGAACTTTGTCGTAAAAAAAAGAAAAGGCATCGAGATCATCAAGGATACGTATCTTGCCGCCAAATGCGATTATTTTATCGGCAACGGCTATTCCAATGTTTCATTTTTCGTCAACCGCCTGAAGGACTGGCCGGACAGCCACATTAAGCTTTTTTACAGAACGTTGAAACAGGATAGAAAAAATACCCGCAAACGGGCAAGAGCCGAATTGGCCACCAAATATTATCGGGCCAAACTGCGCAGGGCTCAATATCCAAGTCTGTACGGAGGTGATAACCAGCATGAGCATAAACCGATTTCTCCTGATTAA
- a CDS encoding MurR/RpiR family transcriptional regulator: MTPILHALEHEMSKLSQMERKLAERILSSPGEIVHMGITELAEQCGISAATITRFCKVFHFKGFPDFKVKLAAEIAQSDAAPQEGGSSYQDIMAGNPLSVIVEAMQANHLASIRDTTSLLDIGRLEQTVDLLCRARRVDLYGMATSSIVAQDFYQKLIRIGVNCTAFADSHMQITSASSLAEGDVAFAISYSGETPETIDALLCAKNSGASTISLTSYGSSSLASLSGISLFSSSLEKGMRRGDMASRIAQLHIIDILFTGMVSRRFGDYIPKLEQSYRNVRQFRHKRGGTE; encoded by the coding sequence ATGACTCCAATCCTGCATGCACTGGAGCACGAGATGTCCAAGCTCTCCCAAATGGAGCGCAAGCTGGCGGAGCGGATTCTGTCCTCCCCCGGCGAGATTGTCCATATGGGCATCACAGAGCTGGCGGAGCAATGCGGTATTAGCGCCGCGACAATCACGCGCTTTTGCAAGGTGTTTCACTTCAAGGGCTTCCCGGATTTCAAGGTGAAGCTGGCGGCTGAAATCGCCCAAAGCGATGCGGCGCCTCAGGAGGGCGGCTCCTCTTATCAGGATATTATGGCGGGCAATCCGCTTTCCGTTATCGTGGAGGCCATGCAGGCGAATCACCTCGCTTCCATCCGCGACACGACGTCGCTGCTCGATATCGGGCGGCTCGAACAGACGGTCGATCTGCTCTGCCGTGCCCGGCGGGTCGATCTGTACGGCATGGCCACCTCGTCGATTGTCGCCCAGGATTTCTATCAAAAGCTGATCCGGATCGGCGTGAACTGCACCGCTTTTGCCGATTCGCATATGCAGATCACTTCGGCGTCCTCCCTTGCGGAGGGGGATGTCGCCTTTGCCATTTCGTACTCCGGGGAGACGCCCGAGACGATTGACGCGCTGCTATGCGCGAAGAACAGCGGCGCGTCTACGATCTCGCTTACCTCATATGGCAGCAGCTCGCTTGCCTCGCTCAGCGGGATTTCTCTTTTTTCCTCCTCTCTTGAAAAAGGAATGCGCAGAGGAGACATGGCGTCGCGGATCGCCCAGCTTCACATTATCGATATTTTATTTACCGGAATGGTCAGCAGACGGTTTGGCGATTATATTCCGAAGCTGGAGCAATCTTACCGGAACGTCCGGCAGTTCCGTCACAAACGGGGAGGTACAGAATAA
- the nagA gene encoding N-acetylglucosamine-6-phosphate deacetylase, translating into MAEVNQESGHLLYGLVLTPGGIARDGVVAVQDGIIVYAGAARWLPEACSGWPESNRVQDGLLIPGFVDVHVHGGAGHDFMYADAQAITEIAGYHAANGTTTMLATTMTASKEAIDRALGEISAYRSMEMPYAQLAGVHLEGPFISPKWPGAQNPEHIVPPDVNWLIEWEETYPGLIRQVTLAPEREGAAEVISWLRRRRITAALGHTDAAYEQVIAAADAGLNQAVHTFNQMTPLHHRKPGTAGAVLSDERIRAEVIADGIHVHPAVISILARLKGPEGLILITDAMSAAGLSDGEYAIGDLPVKVQDGVARLRDNPDALAGSTLTMIKGFRYLIQEAGLSLEDASRAASLNPAISLGLERSIGSLEAGKRADILLLDGALNLHGVWVGGRRLEL; encoded by the coding sequence ATGGCTGAAGTAAATCAGGAAAGTGGACACTTGCTGTATGGCCTAGTGCTGACTCCGGGGGGGATCGCCAGGGACGGGGTCGTCGCGGTGCAGGACGGCATAATTGTATATGCGGGAGCAGCGCGGTGGCTGCCGGAAGCATGTTCAGGCTGGCCGGAAAGCAACCGTGTACAGGACGGCCTGCTTATTCCGGGCTTTGTCGATGTTCATGTTCACGGCGGCGCGGGCCATGATTTTATGTACGCCGACGCCCAGGCGATTACGGAGATTGCCGGATACCATGCCGCTAACGGCACGACAACGATGCTGGCGACAACGATGACCGCCTCCAAAGAAGCGATCGACCGTGCGCTTGGCGAGATCAGCGCCTACCGTTCCATGGAAATGCCTTATGCGCAGTTGGCGGGGGTTCATCTGGAAGGACCTTTTATTAGCCCCAAATGGCCCGGAGCGCAAAATCCGGAGCATATCGTCCCGCCAGACGTTAATTGGCTGATAGAATGGGAAGAGACCTATCCAGGCTTAATTCGGCAGGTTACGCTTGCTCCCGAACGGGAAGGCGCGGCTGAAGTTATTTCTTGGCTGCGCAGACGCAGGATTACAGCCGCCCTCGGCCATACCGACGCCGCTTACGAGCAGGTTATCGCCGCGGCGGACGCGGGTCTTAACCAGGCGGTGCATACATTTAACCAGATGACTCCGCTGCATCACCGCAAGCCCGGAACGGCAGGCGCGGTTCTGTCCGACGAACGGATACGCGCGGAGGTCATCGCGGACGGCATTCACGTTCATCCCGCGGTTATCTCAATTTTGGCACGGCTTAAAGGCCCGGAAGGCCTGATTCTGATTACCGATGCGATGTCGGCTGCAGGCCTCAGCGACGGGGAGTATGCCATCGGCGATTTGCCGGTTAAGGTGCAGGATGGTGTTGCCCGCCTTCGAGACAACCCTGACGCTCTTGCCGGAAGCACGCTTACCATGATCAAGGGCTTCCGTTATCTGATCCAAGAGGCGGGCCTGAGTCTTGAGGATGCCTCCCGGGCCGCGAGTCTGAATCCGGCGATTTCGCTTGGCTTGGAACGAAGCATCGGCTCGCTGGAAGCCGGTAAACGGGCGGATATTCTGCTGCTGGACGGCGCACTTAACCTCCATGGCGTGTGGGTCGGCGGACGCCGCCTGGAACTTTAG
- a CDS encoding O-fucosyltransferase family protein: MSINRFLLIKPWGYSIWADVDHMVGQLLIAEITDRTPIVYWGMDSLYSESVTKNSFELFFEPINEHMPHEAVRSDFTYYPPIWTSHTVLMEDPDKLKWEHRELQDMIATDANVLVSDVYYHVGAIAPWIPERHPLFGKTPHQIYRYLFDKYIKIQPSILDEAKQFVYENPQFRDEKPILGVHIRANGLVSEIGQIYNINDYYHPNIWSFMSNFECRHLFLITDHYKFVRQFQKIYDKYETLIISDSRKAFLRGRIHPNRSNYPNQRHKGIELIKDTSDIIKDTYLAVQCDYFIGNGYSSLSNTVLRMKDWPEKNIKLLY; the protein is encoded by the coding sequence ATGAGCATAAACCGATTTCTCCTGATTAAACCTTGGGGGTATAGCATTTGGGCGGATGTGGATCATATGGTTGGCCAGCTGCTCATTGCAGAGATCACGGACCGGACTCCGATTGTGTACTGGGGCATGGACAGTCTGTATTCCGAGTCAGTGACGAAAAATTCGTTCGAGTTGTTCTTCGAGCCAATCAATGAACATATGCCTCATGAAGCCGTCCGGTCCGATTTTACGTATTATCCGCCCATCTGGACCAGTCATACGGTTCTGATGGAGGACCCGGACAAATTGAAATGGGAACACCGGGAATTACAGGATATGATCGCTACTGACGCCAACGTGCTGGTCAGCGATGTGTATTACCATGTGGGCGCTATCGCACCCTGGATTCCCGAGCGGCACCCTTTATTCGGCAAAACACCGCATCAGATATACCGTTATCTGTTCGACAAATACATTAAAATCCAACCCAGCATCCTTGACGAAGCCAAGCAGTTTGTTTATGAGAATCCGCAGTTCCGTGATGAAAAACCGATTCTGGGCGTTCATATCCGGGCCAACGGCCTCGTCAGTGAAATTGGGCAGATTTATAATATCAATGATTATTACCATCCCAATATATGGAGCTTTATGAGCAATTTCGAATGCCGTCATCTGTTTCTCATTACCGACCATTACAAGTTCGTCCGCCAATTCCAAAAGATTTACGATAAATACGAAACATTAATTATCAGCGACAGCAGGAAAGCGTTCCTCAGAGGCAGAATCCACCCGAACCGGTCCAATTATCCCAACCAGCGTCATAAAGGAATTGAACTCATAAAAGACACCTCGGACATTATTAAAGACACGTATCTTGCGGTTCAGTGCGACTATTTTATTGGCAACGGCTATTCCAGCTTGTCGAATACAGTTCTGCGAATGAAAGATTGGCCGGAGAAAAATATCAAGCTGCTGTATTAG
- the nagB gene encoding glucosamine-6-phosphate deaminase, translated as MNIFKFQNDEDFVQTGANLVASLLQSNPKAVLGLATGSSPIGVYERLVKMYRKGLVSFAKASSYNLDEYVGLPVDHPESYRSFMNKHLFDHVDIDLSRTHVPDGNAGNLADECLTYDKMLEKEGPADLQILGIGSNGHIGFNEPDASLSSGTHVVDLLPETREANARFFPSLADVPRQAITMGVGSILKARQIVLLVRGAEKAEAIRNAVKGPITTQCPASLLQSHPNVVVLLDEGAGQWLK; from the coding sequence ATGAACATTTTTAAGTTTCAAAACGACGAAGACTTCGTGCAGACGGGGGCCAATCTGGTCGCCAGCCTGCTTCAGAGCAATCCAAAAGCCGTCCTCGGACTCGCCACCGGCAGTTCGCCCATCGGGGTATACGAACGGCTGGTCAAAATGTACCGCAAAGGTCTCGTTAGCTTTGCCAAAGCATCGTCCTATAATCTCGATGAATACGTGGGACTGCCGGTAGATCACCCGGAAAGCTACCGCAGCTTCATGAACAAGCATCTGTTCGACCATGTCGACATCGACCTGTCCCGGACACATGTGCCTGACGGCAACGCCGGTAATCTGGCAGACGAGTGCCTGACCTACGATAAAATGCTGGAAAAAGAAGGGCCTGCCGATTTGCAAATTCTCGGTATAGGAAGCAACGGGCATATCGGCTTTAACGAACCGGACGCCAGCCTGAGCAGCGGAACCCATGTCGTCGATCTGCTGCCGGAAACGCGGGAGGCCAACGCCCGGTTCTTCCCTTCGCTTGCCGATGTTCCCCGGCAGGCGATTACGATGGGCGTCGGCAGTATCCTTAAGGCGCGGCAAATTGTGCTGCTCGTGCGCGGCGCGGAGAAGGCCGAAGCCATCCGAAATGCGGTTAAGGGGCCGATTACGACCCAGTGTCCCGCCTCTTTGCTCCAGAGCCATCCGAATGTCGTCGTACTGCTTGATGAAGGGGCGGGACAATGGCTGAAGTAA
- the gmd gene encoding GDP-mannose 4,6-dehydratase, whose product MKKAFITGVTGQDGSYLAELLLGKGYEVHGMVRRSSSINTERIDHLLENQSGDRPDFVLHYGDLTDPGGLSRLISKIEPSEVYNLGAQSHVRVSFDIPEFTGDVDALGSMRLLESIRDVNPGIRFYQASSSELYGLVQEVPQSEKTPFYPRSPYAVAKLYAYWITVNYREAYNLYACNGILFNHESPRRGKTFVTRKITTGLANILKGKQDRLVLGNLDAKRDWGFAGDYVEAMWLLLQQDHPEDYVIATGETHTVREFCELAFQHAGITLTWAGEGLDEKGIDANTGRVLITVGEQYFRPSEVDLLLGDPTKAKTKLGWEPKVSFKELVEMMAKSDQGS is encoded by the coding sequence TTGAAAAAAGCCTTCATTACCGGTGTGACGGGTCAGGACGGGTCATATCTGGCCGAACTACTACTGGGCAAAGGTTACGAAGTTCACGGAATGGTCCGCAGAAGCAGCTCAATAAACACGGAAAGAATTGATCATCTCCTGGAGAATCAATCGGGGGACCGGCCGGATTTCGTTTTGCATTATGGTGATCTTACGGACCCCGGAGGATTAAGCAGGTTAATCAGCAAAATTGAGCCTTCCGAAGTCTACAATCTGGGCGCTCAGAGCCACGTCAGAGTGTCCTTCGATATTCCGGAATTCACGGGAGATGTAGACGCTCTCGGTTCGATGCGTCTACTGGAGAGCATTCGCGATGTAAACCCTGGCATCCGGTTTTATCAGGCCTCTTCCAGCGAATTGTACGGCCTCGTCCAAGAAGTTCCGCAAAGCGAGAAGACCCCGTTTTATCCCCGCAGCCCTTATGCCGTCGCCAAGCTCTACGCTTACTGGATAACCGTTAACTACCGCGAAGCCTACAATCTGTATGCTTGTAACGGCATCCTGTTCAACCACGAATCGCCGCGCCGAGGCAAGACTTTCGTCACCCGCAAAATTACAACCGGCCTCGCCAACATCTTAAAAGGCAAACAGGATCGTCTTGTGCTCGGCAATCTGGACGCCAAACGGGATTGGGGCTTTGCCGGCGATTATGTAGAGGCGATGTGGCTGCTGCTGCAGCAGGATCACCCGGAAGACTATGTTATAGCTACAGGCGAAACCCATACGGTAAGGGAATTCTGCGAGCTTGCCTTCCAGCATGCCGGGATTACGCTTACCTGGGCAGGAGAAGGCCTGGACGAAAAAGGAATTGATGCCAACACGGGACGCGTGCTGATCACGGTAGGCGAACAGTATTTTCGGCCAAGCGAGGTCGATCTGCTTCTTGGCGACCCGACCAAAGCAAAAACGAAGCTGGGTTGGGAGCCAAAAGTATCTTTCAAGGAGCTTGTCGAGATGATGGCCAAGAGCGATCAGGGTTCCTGA
- a CDS encoding O-fucosyltransferase family protein, whose amino-acid sequence MNRLRFMLIRGYSHSIWMDIRQLLEQLLIADLSGRIPVVHWGSNSFYNGKIYTNAFDMYFEPVSNYAIEDLMKPGYSFFPSVWQYDNLLMSDPGQVSLTERSIGEMLESDADVVVCDTYANKMSALSLVGEDHPLYGMDTMHAYRFLMRKYLKLKPDLTNKIMKFFYSNSLHEGPILAVHVRENFSINAFEKNSINERYHGKVYKMKRQPEQNTNDTLKLHQIYRIHKVNKLETSNKVYHKEIQYMVGKFNIKKIFLLTDCTEILDEYRERYGSMLVYTDALRHSSNDVEDPYLETHMHRRQNGIDAILDAYIAAKCSFFIGNGYSNMSKAVTYLNDWADTNIKLMYWVPENSSLANYAVTNTIVYPDNKLVGKFKQIAYSTHRTWKRLKDR is encoded by the coding sequence ATGAACCGGTTACGTTTTATGCTGATTAGAGGTTACAGCCATAGTATTTGGATGGATATACGCCAGCTGCTGGAGCAGCTTCTTATCGCGGATTTGAGCGGCAGAATTCCGGTAGTGCATTGGGGCAGCAACAGCTTTTATAACGGAAAGATTTATACTAACGCTTTTGATATGTATTTTGAGCCGGTGTCTAACTACGCAATCGAAGACTTAATGAAACCGGGCTACAGCTTTTTCCCATCCGTATGGCAATATGACAACCTGCTGATGTCTGACCCCGGGCAGGTCTCGCTGACCGAGCGGAGCATCGGGGAAATGCTGGAGAGCGATGCTGATGTCGTGGTATGCGACACGTATGCGAATAAAATGTCCGCCCTCTCTCTTGTTGGGGAGGATCACCCTTTGTACGGGATGGATACGATGCATGCGTACCGCTTTTTGATGCGCAAATATTTGAAACTCAAACCGGATCTGACAAACAAGATCATGAAGTTTTTTTATTCTAACTCCCTGCATGAAGGACCCATTCTTGCTGTTCATGTCCGCGAAAACTTCTCCATTAACGCATTTGAGAAGAACAGTATAAACGAACGCTATCACGGTAAAGTGTATAAGATGAAAAGACAGCCGGAGCAGAACACCAACGATACCCTTAAGCTTCACCAGATTTACCGGATTCATAAAGTGAATAAACTTGAAACGTCAAACAAGGTCTATCATAAGGAAATCCAGTATATGGTTGGCAAATTCAACATTAAAAAGATTTTCCTGCTCACGGACTGCACGGAAATTCTGGATGAATACCGGGAACGGTACGGATCGATGCTTGTGTATACGGATGCGCTGCGGCATTCCTCTAATGACGTCGAAGATCCTTATCTCGAAACGCATATGCACCGCCGTCAAAACGGAATAGACGCCATATTGGACGCCTATATTGCCGCGAAATGCAGCTTCTTTATCGGCAATGGCTATTCGAATATGTCTAAAGCCGTTACGTATCTTAATGACTGGGCCGATACCAATATCAAATTGATGTACTGGGTGCCGGAAAATTCGAGTTTAGCCAATTATGCGGTGACCAATACCATCGTTTATCCCGACAATAAATTGGTAGGAAAATTCAAGCAGATCGCTTATAGCACGCACCGTACATGGAAAAGGCTGAAGGATCGTTAA
- a CDS encoding mannose-1-phosphate guanylyltransferase, whose product MDKYAVIMAGGAGLRLWPLSREHKPKQFISVEGTSSMLEQTFERITELIPPDKCYVITNKNYAEITREVLKGIIPLQNIILEPLRKNTGACISYAALLLERRFQGSLVCFIPADSYVNNKHEYLKAIHQAYRESINSSALTVIGVNPTYPATGYGYIKIDPSEHTDPRPQVSNVQQFKEKPDTDTARTYVESGQYLWNSGMVAGNLQSFKNGIQQHMPEHFNILSAALDQIDSPDFDSVIEEAFDQLPDISFDNGVLENSSSLTAIKGYFDWDDIGSLDALGKLMGYDDSGNSVSGSYVGMDTQDSIIFTSDILVTSIGLSNMMIIKTQDVLLVCPKERAQDVKAFVQLLKRTGYGERT is encoded by the coding sequence ATGGATAAATATGCGGTTATCATGGCCGGCGGCGCCGGACTGCGGCTGTGGCCCCTCTCCAGGGAACACAAGCCCAAGCAGTTTATCAGCGTCGAAGGAACGAGCAGCATGCTTGAGCAGACCTTTGAGCGCATTACCGAGCTGATACCGCCGGACAAATGCTATGTCATTACTAATAAAAATTATGCGGAGATAACCCGGGAAGTGCTTAAGGGAATTATTCCCCTGCAAAATATTATACTCGAGCCTCTCCGTAAAAATACCGGGGCCTGCATATCCTATGCGGCCTTATTGCTGGAACGCCGGTTCCAAGGCAGCCTGGTCTGTTTCATTCCGGCTGACAGCTATGTCAACAATAAGCATGAGTACCTTAAAGCGATCCACCAAGCGTATAGGGAGAGCATCAACAGCTCAGCTCTGACCGTTATCGGTGTAAATCCGACATACCCTGCAACCGGCTACGGTTATATCAAAATTGATCCGAGCGAGCATACCGATCCCAGACCCCAGGTATCCAATGTTCAACAGTTTAAGGAAAAACCCGACACCGATACCGCTCGCACTTACGTAGAATCCGGACAGTATCTGTGGAACAGCGGCATGGTTGCAGGCAATCTGCAGTCCTTCAAGAACGGAATTCAGCAGCATATGCCGGAACACTTTAATATCCTGTCAGCAGCGCTGGACCAAATAGACTCCCCTGACTTTGATTCAGTGATAGAGGAAGCTTTTGATCAACTGCCCGATATATCTTTCGATAACGGAGTGCTGGAGAACAGCAGCAGCCTTACAGCCATTAAGGGCTACTTCGACTGGGATGATATCGGCAGCCTGGACGCGCTGGGAAAATTGATGGGCTACGACGACAGCGGAAATTCCGTTAGCGGCAGTTACGTCGGAATGGATACTCAAGATTCGATCATATTCACCAGCGATATACTGGTCACTTCCATCGGTCTCTCGAATATGATGATTATTAAGACGCAAGACGTATTACTGGTCTGTCCCAAAGAGAGGGCTCAGGATGTCAAAGCGTTCGTCCAATTGTTGAAACGTACCGGATACGGGGAACGGACATAG
- a CDS encoding GDP-L-fucose synthase family protein, whose amino-acid sequence MEKNSRIYVAGHKGLVGSALVRNLRGKGYENIIGKTLQELDLTNQAAVERFFEESDIDYVFLAAAKVGGIVANNTYPADYIMENELIQCNVIRSAFKNNVKKLIFLGSSCIYPKLCPQPIKEEYLLTGPLETTNEAYALAKISGLKMCEYYNRQYGTNYISVMPTNLYGPNDNFDLNNSHVIPAMIAKIDAAKSLNQPSVTLWGTGKPRREFLYIDDMADACVFLMEHYDGSEFLNVGTGEDLSIRELAEMVKAVVGYDGELLFDAGKPDGTPRKLLDVSKLEKLGWKAKTSLKEGLDKAYRYYLDHVK is encoded by the coding sequence TTGGAGAAGAACAGTCGGATTTATGTAGCCGGACATAAAGGTCTTGTCGGCTCCGCGCTTGTCAGAAATCTGCGGGGTAAAGGATATGAGAATATCATCGGTAAAACGCTGCAGGAGCTGGATCTGACAAACCAGGCGGCAGTGGAACGTTTCTTTGAAGAGTCGGATATCGACTATGTGTTTTTGGCAGCCGCCAAAGTCGGCGGAATCGTGGCAAACAACACTTATCCCGCGGATTATATTATGGAAAATGAATTGATCCAATGTAATGTCATACGCAGCGCATTTAAGAATAATGTCAAAAAGCTTATTTTTCTGGGCAGCTCCTGCATCTATCCCAAACTCTGCCCCCAACCCATTAAGGAGGAATATCTCCTTACAGGGCCGCTCGAAACGACGAATGAAGCCTACGCGCTGGCCAAAATTTCGGGGCTTAAAATGTGCGAATATTATAATCGCCAATACGGAACCAATTATATCAGTGTGATGCCCACCAACCTGTACGGACCAAATGACAACTTCGACCTCAACAACTCCCACGTCATTCCTGCCATGATTGCCAAAATTGATGCAGCCAAATCATTAAATCAGCCCAGCGTGACATTGTGGGGTACAGGCAAGCCGCGCCGGGAGTTTCTGTATATCGACGACATGGCGGACGCCTGCGTGTTCCTGATGGAGCATTACGACGGATCAGAGTTCCTGAATGTCGGTACAGGAGAGGATCTGTCCATCCGTGAACTGGCGGAAATGGTGAAAGCTGTCGTCGGTTACGATGGCGAGCTGCTGTTTGATGCCGGCAAGCCGGATGGAACACCGCGCAAGCTGCTGGATGTGTCCAAATTGGAGAAGCTGGGCTGGAAGGCAAAGACCAGTTTGAAAGAAGGCCTCGACAAAGCCTACCGCTACTATCTGGACCACGTCAAATGA